The genomic DNA CACCTGTATCCCGGGTCTTGGATTGGCATGGCACCACCTTTGTACGGGGATGATGTTGAATTCGCTGATGGCCATTCAACCGAAATTGACCATATCTCACAGGATGTTGCCGCGTTCCTGATGTGGACAGCTGAACCTAAGATGATGGCACGCAAACAGGCAGGCCTTACAGGTGTGATCTTTCTGACAGTATTGTCCGTGTTGTTGTATCTGACAAACAAACGTCTGTGGGCACCCCACAAAGGCGGCGCAAAGCGCAGAGACTAAGCGTCTTTCACAATCAAACGAATGGCCCGCCAAATCTGGTGGGCCTTTTGCGTTTCAGCCTAGGTATTCTTTGAACGGTGCAGGCGGATCATTCAGGAACCGCGCCGTTTCAATCGGGGCCCACGCCTTGCCGGAAACGACCCCGATGACCGCATCAGCCACCCGCGCAGCATCCGCCGGATCATGGGTGACCATCACAACCGTGCGCCCCGCGGCCTTTGCCAACTCAACCGACAAATCCAACATTTCAGCCTTCATTCCGGGCCCTAGCGCGCTGAACGGTTCGTCCATCAGCATAATCTCACGGTTCTGCAACAGCGCGCGTGCCAATGCGGCGCGGCTTTGTTGACCACCAGACAACGCCGCTGGTTTGCGTGTCGCCAAATCATTTAGCCCGACACGGGTCAGCATGTCTTCAGCCTTAATTTGCGCGTCGCGCGTCGGGGTCAACCGCGACCCCAGCGCCAGCGCCACGTTCTGCAAAACTGTCAAATGCGGGAACAGATTGTTGTCCTGAAACAGCATCGATACCGGCCGCTTATGGGGTGGCAAAGCAGTGATATCCGCACCGTTCCAAGACAACACACCGGATCGCTGCGATACGAATCCCGCAATCCCGCCAAGCAATGTCGACTTGCCTGCACCGGATGGCCCGATCACTGCCGTCACTTTGCCTGCCTCGATCCGCAGGTCCGCTGACAACGTGTAGCCGCCCTGCATAAAAACCGCGTCCCTACACCACAGCATGTCCGCGGCCTCCTTTGTCAAAAGCCCAAAACAGGCCGAGTGATAATCCGACCAATAACAACGCAGCACCATACGCGGCCTCCATCTGATAGGCCGCCATCAGTTGATACATTGCCATCGGCAAAGTCCCTTCACCCGGGCGCGAGAATAGGGTGATGACACCAAGGTCCCCCATCGCCAGTGCCCCAGTTAAACCCGCCGCAAACCCCATTGGACGGCGTAAGCGTGGCAAATACACAATCCGCCACAACGCCCAGCCCCGCAGGCCAAGTGATTTCCCCAATCGGCCAAAATCACCGCGTGCCGATTCCACACTGGGCCGCAAAATTCGCAACACAAACGGTAGCGCCATTAGCACATTCACCATCATCGTCACTGGTAACGCCACCGAAGATGGCCGCACATAGGGCTGCACGATCAGGAACATCCCCGTGCCCAACACCAAACCGGACACAGATAGTCCCAACAGCGATGCAGCCTCACCTGCCTTTGTCACCAACGGCAAAGCCAGCGCCATGGTCAAAACCACCGCACCCAATGAGATGAGCAATGAGCGAATAGCGGCGCCCCAAATACCATTCGGCAGATCAGCCAGCCCAGAAAGTCCCGCGATGAAGATTGCCATAAGGGGTGCCAGCAGAAATAGCGTCGCCAGCCCGATCCACGTCGTATCAAGCATTCTTGACCCATCCCAGCGCTGCACAACCCGATCAAAGCCAGCGCCAAGCATGTCACCGCGCGCAAGCAGCAATGCTATAAGTCCAGCCCCAAGCCCAAGGCAAAGCTGCACAACCGCCAAAGATGCCGCTTTGCTCAGGTCAAAATCAAACTTGAACGCCTGATAAATCGCAAGTTCTACAGTCGTCGCTCTTGGTCCACCGCCAAGCGTCAAGGCAACAGCAAACGAGCCGATACAAATTACAAAAATCACCGCAAATGCACCGGGCGCAATACGCCGCAACATCGGCCACTCTAGCAGCCAAAACACTGGGGCATTCAAACTTGCGGCGACGCGAAACCTCTCGGATGGGATCGACAGCCAGCCTTGCAGGATCAGCCGAACCGCCAGCGGCAGATTGAAAAATACATGCGCAAGGATCACACCATGCGCACCATAAATATCGAGTTTCGGAACACCTAAAGGTTCCAGTACCAAATTCACAAACCCGTTGCCGCCAAACACGGAAAGCAGGCCCAGAATTGCAACAATCACTGGCAGAATGAACGGTGCCCCCATAACGGAAATCAGCGCCGACCGCCCCCAAAAAGATCGCCGCGCCAGGGCACGTGCGACGGGAACTGCCAAGCCAACGCTGATCAAGGCAGACCAGGATGCCTGCCAAACTGTAAACCGCAACGCCGACAGGTCAGCCACAGACAGGGCCGTAAAACCACCGCCGCGCCACAACACTGCCGTCACGGGGCCGATGACCAGCCCCGCGACAACAAGTGCTGCGATTATTGCGACAACGCGCTGCGCCACGCTTCAATCGCTCCATCACGAAGCGCTGCTGCCTCATCTTCGGTGTAAAACAATACCGTTTCGGGCATTGGCAGATCTTGGAACCCTTCAGGCCATTGATCCATTGGCAAAGCCGCTGGGAAGGACCAGTTGGTTGTCGGGATCATCGTTTGAAAATCCTCAGTGAGGATGAATGCCATGAATTCATCCGCCAGTTCAGGCTGATCAGTCGTTGCCAACTTCGCGGCCAGTTCGACCATGAAATAATGACCTTCGTCGAATATTGCGGCTGATTTGGTCAGGTCTTCTTCGGCAATGATGTGGTAGGCGGGCGATGTCGTGTAGGACAACACAACGTCCGCTTCACCGTCCGTGAACAGTCCATAACTTTCGGACCAGCCCTGCGTCACGGTAACGATCTTGGGGGCCAAACGCAGCCATGCGGCTTCAGCCTCATCGCCATAAACCGCCTGTACCCACAGCACCAATGCAAGACCCGAAATCGACGAACGCGGGTCTTGGATAACGATCCGCACGTCGTCGGGGGCATTCAACAACGCCTCAAAGCTGTCGAAACCGTCTAGCTTAGTGTTGTCGTAAATGAACGCCGTATGACCATAGTTGAACGGCAAAAACGTATCATCGTCCCAGTCTATTGGCAGCGTCAGCGGCGATAGGTCCAACCCGTGCGGTGCAAACAACCCACTGTCACGGGCGCGTTTGGTAATGTCTGAGTTAAATCCGATGGCGACATCTGCCTCGGTTCGCGTGCCTTCCAGCAACAAACGTGGCAACAAGTCACCCGTCTGATACTGCAAATCGCAACTACAACGTTCTTCGAACGCCGCCTCAATGCTGGGGCCTGGGCCCCATTCGGACCCAAAATAATCGGGGGCGTATACTGTCAGCACAGGTGTATGGCCGTCCGCAAGCGCTGCGGTACCAAACAATAGTCCTGCGACAGTGATCAGGGTGGTTTTCATTGTATCATCCTCTCAATGTTGCGGAACGGAGAAAGGAGAATGAGACCAAATTCTATTCTGGCCCGTCACCTTCCCTCCGCCGGTTTTAACCGGTTCAGGTTCTACGGGTCCGTCTTTCAACATCTCAGCCAGCGCGGCCCCCCGAGGTGTAGACAGGGTTAGGATGGTCCAGTGGACTTGGCAAGGGCCTGTCGCAACGCTAGACGGAAACAAAGGAGCGCACCCATGTCGATCAACTCTTTCGGTCATCTTTTCCGCGTCACCACTTGGGGCGAAAGCCACGGGCCTGCTTTGGGCGCAACCGTCGATGGCTGCCCGCCAGGTGTGCCGCTGACAGCGCCGATGATCCAAACATGGCTCGATAAACGCCGCCCCGGTCAAAACAAAATGACGACTCAGCGGCAGGAAGCTGATGCGGTTGAGATTTTGTCCGGCGTGTTTGAGGACAGAACGACAGGCACGCCAATCCAGTTGATGATCAAGAACACTGATCAACGGTCCAAAGATTACGGCGACATCGCCAATACGTTTCGCCCGGGACATGCCGACATCACGTATCACCAGAAATACGGTCTGCGTGATTACCGTGGCGGTGGTCGGTCGTCCGCACGTGAAACAGCGTCTAGGGTTGCGGCTGGTGGCGTTGCACGTGCTGCAATCAAATCGATCGCGCCGAACATCGAAATCAAAGGCTACATGGTGCAGATGGGTGAAAAGCACATAGACCGCGCACGCTTTGACTGGGATGCGATTGATGGCAATGATTTCTGGTGCCCCGATGCTGGCGTCGTGGACGAATGGACGGACTACATAAACTGGCTACGCAAGGACGATCACAACTCAGTCGGTGCGATGATCGAAGTCGTGGCACGCAACGTCCCCGCAGGCATTGGTGCGCCGGTTTATGGTAAGTTAGACACTGATTTGGCGTCGGCAATGATGTCGATCAATGCGGTCAAAGGCGTGGAAATCGGCGAAGGCATGGCCGCTGCGTCCCTAACAGGACGTGCCAATGCAGATGAGATTTTTATGGGCAAGGACGGGCCAGAATATTCGTCTAACCACGCAGGTGGCATCCTTGGTGGCATCAGCACGGGGCAAGATATTGTCGTGCGTTTTGCAGTCAAACCAACGTCCAGCATCCTTTCCCCGCGCGCGTCGATTCGCATGGACGGAACACCCACCGAAGTCGTCACGAAAGGACGTCACGACCCCTGCGTCGGCATTCGTGCAGTCCCCGTTGGCGAAGCGATGATGGCGGCTGTGATCCTCGATCATATGCTGTTGGATCGCGGCCAAACCGGTGGCGTGCGTGGGCAGATCGGGCCACAGACTTAGGCTGGTTTCTGCCTTGACATCTGTACCGCCAAAATGCCGGATGTGATGATCAGAACGCCCACAATGTCCATCGACCCCAGCTTTTCGCCGAGCAGCAGCGCAGCCGTCAGCACGCCAAAGAACGGCGTCAGGAAATGGAACACTGCGGCAGGTGTCGCCCCAATGCGGTCCACCAACATGAACCAGATCAACGTCGCCCCAATGCCCGGAACGATTACCGTGTAAGTAAACGCCACCCCCAATTGCCACGTCAATGTGACGTCGAAAGTTTCAAACGCCAGCGCGGGCACCCAAAGCACCGCGCTGCCGACCAACATTTGCAATCCGACGACCATCAGGAAATTGCCACCCGACGATGCGCCGCGCACCGACAGCGTCGCCACTGTCAACGACACCACGCCGACGACGCAAAGACCCAGCCCGAACATATCGACTTGCCCTTGCAAACGCGCACCCATGATCAACGCGACACCCACCACACCAGCGACCAAGCCCGCGACGCTAAGGGGTCTGATCCGTTCCCTAAATACAGTCCAGCTTGCGAAGGCGACCAACAGCGGCATTGTCGATGCTACGATGGCCGCAAGCGATGCTTCAATGGTCTGCATCGCGACGAAATTCAGCCCCAGATACAGCGCGTTTTGCGCCACGCCAAAGACTAGTGTCGCAATCCACTGGCGCCGCGTCAAATGCCAGCTTTGGCCCATGGCGCGCGCCAACAGAACGGCAAAAATTCCCGACAAAAGAAACCGGACAGCAAGCGCGTAAAGCGGTGGTGCATATTGCACGATCACGCGGGCCGACGTGAACGCCGACGCCCACATGATGCCAAACATCACGCCCATAACAATCGCTTTGGTATCAATCGGCTTCAAAACGTCCCCCACAAAAAAAAGGCCGCCCCGAAAGGCGGCCCTCTAACCAAATTAGCGGATCAGCCTTAGCCGTTCACGCTGTCTTTCAGTGCCTTCGCGATGGTCATCTTAACCACTTTGTCGGCGTCTTTCTTGATCTGCTCACCCGTTGCTGGGTTGCGAACCATACGCTCTGGACGTTCACGGCAGTAAATTTTGCCAACGCCTGGCAGAGTCACAGCACCACCGCCAGATACTTCGCGGGTGATAAGACCTACGATCGCATCAAGCGATGCGGATGCGGATTTCTTGTCCGTACCCATGTCTTCTGCCAGCGCTGCAACAAGTTGCGTCTTGGTCATTGGTTTCGTCGCCATTGTAATTCTCCTCGTTCTGCCCGTTTTCTGGGCTTCTTGCATAGTCAGTAAACTGCATGTCGCTATGTTCCACAACGATTAGTGCCACATTACAAGTGAAAAACTGCATATTGTAGTAAAATACTCCATTTTTCGCCTGTTATAGGAAGGCAGTTTCCTCAAATGAGCGTAATTTCCGGCTGTGAATCCGCTCAAGCGGCATCTTCCGCAACTGCTCCATCGCCCGAATTCCGATCATCAAATGCCGCGAAACCTGTGTTTTATAAAAATCTGACGCCATTCCGGGCAGCTTTAATTCCCCGTGCAGGGGCTTGTCAGAGACACACAAAAGCGTGCCATAGGGCACACGAAACCGGAACCCGTTGGCCGCAATTGTCGCGCTTTCCATATCCAATCCGATGGCACGGGATTGGGACAGCCGTTGAACGGGACCCGATTGATCGCGCAATTCCCAATTGCGATTATCGATGGTCGCGACCGTTCCTGTCCGCATGATGCGCTTCAACTCGTAACCCTCCAGCTCAGTCACTGATGCAACTGCTTCTTCCAGTGCGATCTGAATTTCCGCCAGCGCTGGGATTGGCATCCAGACTGGCAGATCATCGTCCAACACGTGATCTTCACGCAGATATGCGTGGGCGAGGACAAAATCACCAAGCCGTTGCGAATTACGCAGGCCCGCACAATGCCCAACCATCAGCCATGCATGTGGGCGCAGCACC from Octadecabacter antarcticus 307 includes the following:
- a CDS encoding thiamine ABC transporter ATP-binding protein: MLWCRDAVFMQGGYTLSADLRIEAGKVTAVIGPSGAGKSTLLGGIAGFVSQRSGVLSWNGADITALPPHKRPVSMLFQDNNLFPHLTVLQNVALALGSRLTPTRDAQIKAEDMLTRVGLNDLATRKPAALSGGQQSRAALARALLQNREIMLMDEPFSALGPGMKAEMLDLSVELAKAAGRTVVMVTHDPADAARVADAVIGVVSGKAWAPIETARFLNDPPAPFKEYLG
- a CDS encoding thiamine/thiamine pyrophosphate ABC transporter permease ThiP, producing MAQRVVAIIAALVVAGLVIGPVTAVLWRGGGFTALSVADLSALRFTVWQASWSALISVGLAVPVARALARRSFWGRSALISVMGAPFILPVIVAILGLLSVFGGNGFVNLVLEPLGVPKLDIYGAHGVILAHVFFNLPLAVRLILQGWLSIPSERFRVAASLNAPVFWLLEWPMLRRIAPGAFAVIFVICIGSFAVALTLGGGPRATTVELAIYQAFKFDFDLSKAASLAVVQLCLGLGAGLIALLLARGDMLGAGFDRVVQRWDGSRMLDTTWIGLATLFLLAPLMAIFIAGLSGLADLPNGIWGAAIRSLLISLGAVVLTMALALPLVTKAGEAASLLGLSVSGLVLGTGMFLIVQPYVRPSSVALPVTMMVNVLMALPFVLRILRPSVESARGDFGRLGKSLGLRGWALWRIVYLPRLRRPMGFAAGLTGALAMGDLGVITLFSRPGEGTLPMAMYQLMAAYQMEAAYGAALLLVGLSLGLFWAFDKGGRGHAVV
- a CDS encoding thiamine ABC transporter substrate-binding protein, with protein sequence MKTTLITVAGLLFGTAALADGHTPVLTVYAPDYFGSEWGPGPSIEAAFEERCSCDLQYQTGDLLPRLLLEGTRTEADVAIGFNSDITKRARDSGLFAPHGLDLSPLTLPIDWDDDTFLPFNYGHTAFIYDNTKLDGFDSFEALLNAPDDVRIVIQDPRSSISGLALVLWVQAVYGDEAEAAWLRLAPKIVTVTQGWSESYGLFTDGEADVVLSYTTSPAYHIIAEEDLTKSAAIFDEGHYFMVELAAKLATTDQPELADEFMAFILTEDFQTMIPTTNWSFPAALPMDQWPEGFQDLPMPETVLFYTEDEAAALRDGAIEAWRSALSQ
- the aroC gene encoding chorismate synthase, translating into MSINSFGHLFRVTTWGESHGPALGATVDGCPPGVPLTAPMIQTWLDKRRPGQNKMTTQRQEADAVEILSGVFEDRTTGTPIQLMIKNTDQRSKDYGDIANTFRPGHADITYHQKYGLRDYRGGGRSSARETASRVAAGGVARAAIKSIAPNIEIKGYMVQMGEKHIDRARFDWDAIDGNDFWCPDAGVVDEWTDYINWLRKDDHNSVGAMIEVVARNVPAGIGAPVYGKLDTDLASAMMSINAVKGVEIGEGMAAASLTGRANADEIFMGKDGPEYSSNHAGGILGGISTGQDIVVRFAVKPTSSILSPRASIRMDGTPTEVVTKGRHDPCVGIRAVPVGEAMMAAVILDHMLLDRGQTGGVRGQIGPQT
- a CDS encoding DMT family transporter translates to MDTKAIVMGVMFGIMWASAFTSARVIVQYAPPLYALAVRFLLSGIFAVLLARAMGQSWHLTRRQWIATLVFGVAQNALYLGLNFVAMQTIEASLAAIVASTMPLLVAFASWTVFRERIRPLSVAGLVAGVVGVALIMGARLQGQVDMFGLGLCVVGVVSLTVATLSVRGASSGGNFLMVVGLQMLVGSAVLWVPALAFETFDVTLTWQLGVAFTYTVIVPGIGATLIWFMLVDRIGATPAAVFHFLTPFFGVLTAALLLGEKLGSMDIVGVLIITSGILAVQMSRQKPA
- a CDS encoding HU family DNA-binding protein, translated to MATKPMTKTQLVAALAEDMGTDKKSASASLDAIVGLITREVSGGGAVTLPGVGKIYCRERPERMVRNPATGEQIKKDADKVVKMTIAKALKDSVNG